The Symphalangus syndactylus isolate Jambi chromosome 16, NHGRI_mSymSyn1-v2.1_pri, whole genome shotgun sequence genome has a window encoding:
- the RPL37 gene encoding large ribosomal subunit protein eL37 yields MTKGTSSFGKRRNKTHTLCRRCGSKAYHLQKSTCGKCGYPAKRKRKYNWSAKAKRRNTTGTGRMRHLKIVYRRFRHGFREGTTPKPKRAAVAASSSS; encoded by the exons ATG ACGAAGGGAACGTCATCGTTTGGAAAGCGTCGCAATAAGACGCACACATTGTGCCGCCGCTGTGGCTCTAAGGCCTACCACCTTCAGAAGTCGACCTGTGGCAAATGTGGCTACCCTGCCAAGCGCAAGAGAAAGT ATAACTGGAGTGCCAAGGCTAAAAGACGAAATACCACCGGAACTGGTCGAATGAGGCACCTAAAAATTGTATACCGCAGATTCAG GCATGGATTCCGTGAAGGAACAACACCTAAACCCAAGAGGGCAGCTGTTGCAGCATCCAGTTCATCTTAA